Genomic DNA from Bacillota bacterium:
AATTACATGCTTTTGTGGATTGTTAAGGGCTTCCCATACTTTCTCGATTTCTTCTTTTTCATAAATGGCGGCAACAGGACAAACAGTAGAACATTGACCACAGGCGGTACATGCCACATCAAAAAGATATTTTCCATATGTGGGAAGCACCTCAATTTCGGTACCCCTACCAATTTTTTCAATTATGTTAACCCCCTGTACATCCCTGCAGATTTCCACACAGCGTCCACACCTTACACATTTATTGGGATTCCTCACAATAGACGGACTGCTGGTATCTAAAGGCTTGATTTCCAAAACATTTTCAAACCTGTTGACCCTTACTCCTGCCTGATTTGCAATCTTCTGAAGCTCACAGTTTAAATTTCTGTGGCAAATAAGGCAGTTCGCGTCATGATTGGCAAGAAGCAGCTCAAGTATAACTTTTCTTGCCTCTAAAACCCTTGCTGAATTGGTGTGGATGACCATCCCGTCTGTAACAGCCGTTGAACAGGCACTGGGCAGCGTTTTCATGCCTTCCACTTCAACTATGCAAACCCTGCAATTTGCCTTGACAAACTGGTCGGGATGATAGCAAAGGGTCGGTATTTCAATGCCGACCGATTTTGCCGCATTTAGAATCGTTATACCCTCAGGAACTGATATTTTCGTATTGTTTACAGTTATTTTTACCATATTCATAATCACGGCCCCCTTATACAATATTGGAATTCGTTGAAAGATTGCGCATACCTGACAAGTAATCATCCCTGAAATACTTCATTGTGGTCAGAACAGCCGTGGGTGCAGTCTGACCGAGACCACAGAATGAAGTCTGGCACATGACATTGCATATGGATTCCAGGAGTGCTAGGTCATTGTTCGAAGCATTACCTGAAACAAACCTGTAGAGTATCCTGAGTATCTGCCTGTTACCCTCCCTGCAGGGTGTACATTTACCACACGATTCATGCCTGAAGAATCTCATAATCAGCCTTACTATTTCAAGTACATTATATCTTTCATCGATTACAATAACCGCTCCGGCACCCATGGTAAGACCCTTGTTTTCCATCTCCTTGTAATCAAGCTTTATATCAAGCATTTCCTCGGGAATACAGGGCCCTGACGCTCCTCCAAGTTGTACCATCCTTATTTTCCTGTTTTCCGGAATCCCTCCTCCCAGTTTGTAAATAATATCGCGTATCGTGACACCGAAAGGAATCTCGTATACACCTCGGTTGTTAACATTTCCCGAAAGACTGACCAGTTTTGTTCCGCTCGAAGATGGAGTGCCTATGGAAATGAACTTTTCGGCACCTTCCTGTATAATAAAAGGCAGGTTTGAAAACGTCTCCACATTATTTATAAGGGTTGGCTTGTTATATATTCCGGAAACTGTAGGATAAGGCGGCTTACTTCTTGGTCTGCCCGCTTTTCCCTCTATGGATTCGATAAGCGCAAATTCCTCACCGCATATGTATGCACCTGCACCTGAACGGATTTCAATATCAAAACTGAAATCCGACCCCAGAATCCTTTTGCCCAGAAACCCTTTTTCTCTTGCCGCTTCAATGGCTCTGCTCATTATTATAATAGGTTTGTTATATTCTCCCCTTATGTAGATATAGCCTTTTTCTATCCCCATGGAATATGCGGTAATAATCATTCCTTCTATCAACTGGTGCGGGTCATTCTCCATGAGATACTTGTCTTTAAAGTTGCCGGGCTCTCCTTCGTCAGCATTACAAACCAGGTACTTGGGAAACACATCCGTTTTAAGGATAGTCTCCATCTTTACTCCTGTTGGAAAACCTGCTCCACCGCGTCCCCTCAAATTTGATGCTTTTACTTCGTCCACAACCTCCTGGGATGTCATATTCAAAGCCTTTTCCAGGGCTTTGTACCCTCCTGCTGCAATATAATCCTCAATGGAATCAGGGTCAATTTTCCCACACCTGGCAGTTATAACAGGGTAACCACAAATCTCATTCCTTGTTTTCATTGTACTTCCTCCTATACGATGAAATAATACCGGCTATTTTTCCGGGTGTCAGATTTCCGTACAGTTCTTCGCCTATCCTGATAGCCGGAGAAATATCACAGCATCCCAAGCAGCTGGTATGCTCCAGAGTAAATACACCATCCGGTGTAGTCTCCCCCATTTTGATCCTGAGGATATTTTCCAGTTCTTTTACAACATTTAAAGAACCATTTACATAACACGGCACATCTCCGCAAACCTGGATTATGAACTTCCCCCTGGGTTTGGTGGAAAACAGGGAATAAAAAGTAATAATGCTGTAAACTCGACTTTCCTTAATATTGAGTTCATTTGCAACAAACTTCACCTCATCCTCCGAAATGTAATTTGTATCCTTGCTTTTCTGATAATCAAGCAGGATATGGATGAGGTTTTCAGACGCTCTCCCGCGCCTTTCAATGATTTCCTTGAGTTTTACCATAAACTAGCCCCCTTTTTAATGATTGAGATACTTCTCAGCTCCTCATTGTCAACATCATTTCAACACATGACACCGGAGCCGGTTTAAGAACAGTCTCCGGGCTACTTCTGAACTGTTTTGAGCCCATATGTACTTATTACAGTACACACAATAAAACATGTGTTTTATTCAGTTTGTAGTTTTTTACAAATTGAGCTAAAAGTATACTTAAGCGGTTAAAAAAGCGGACTTAAATGCGGGCATAAGTAAATTGCTTGAACTAAACCCATGAAGGGTATTTTTTTGTCAGTTGAACAGCATTGCATTTTTATACGTGCATTATAACATATTATATACTTACATATCAATAATAAATTGTTATTGACAAACATACGGGTGCATTTAATTTAAGTGAAGAAAATACATACGGGCGCATTTTCAAATTTTGAAGAAAATGCTGAAAGTAACATTGCGGAAAGTCTTATAGAGCCTGTTAATCCGACGAGGGATAAGCAAATCAACTGTATGAGCAAAATAATTACATTGAAATATTATTAAATTCCATTCAAATTATTTTGCGAGTTTGATTTGCCCCGAAGTGAATTTACAGGCTCTTAAGACTTGGAGCATTTAGTT
This window encodes:
- the nuoF gene encoding NADH-quinone oxidoreductase subunit NuoF, with amino-acid sequence MKTRNEICGYPVITARCGKIDPDSIEDYIAAGGYKALEKALNMTSQEVVDEVKASNLRGRGGAGFPTGVKMETILKTDVFPKYLVCNADEGEPGNFKDKYLMENDPHQLIEGMIITAYSMGIEKGYIYIRGEYNKPIIIMSRAIEAAREKGFLGKRILGSDFSFDIEIRSGAGAYICGEEFALIESIEGKAGRPRSKPPYPTVSGIYNKPTLINNVETFSNLPFIIQEGAEKFISIGTPSSSGTKLVSLSGNVNNRGVYEIPFGVTIRDIIYKLGGGIPENRKIRMVQLGGASGPCIPEEMLDIKLDYKEMENKGLTMGAGAVIVIDERYNVLEIVRLIMRFFRHESCGKCTPCREGNRQILRILYRFVSGNASNNDLALLESICNVMCQTSFCGLGQTAPTAVLTTMKYFRDDYLSGMRNLSTNSNIV
- a CDS encoding NAD(P)H-dependent oxidoreductase subunit E; translation: MVKLKEIIERRGRASENLIHILLDYQKSKDTNYISEDEVKFVANELNIKESRVYSIITFYSLFSTKPRGKFIIQVCGDVPCYVNGSLNVVKELENILRIKMGETTPDGVFTLEHTSCLGCCDISPAIRIGEELYGNLTPGKIAGIISSYRRKYNENKE